A window from Streptomyces sp. NBC_00299 encodes these proteins:
- a CDS encoding bleomycin resistance protein → MGEKTVPILPCRTIQPVLDFYGILGFEVTFQQRSPNPYAVVARGGIHLHFFGMKGYEPGASYSTCYIETDDVDGLHEAFRTRLKAAYGRVPTRGVPRIGALKDTSHGVRQFLVTDPGGNCLRIGQQTSQDHHHRPAPKETFLRALHHAALLADSRDDPAGAAKVIDRVLRIEDERPTSVQLLRLLVLRADVAGRLGDEETAASAHAKAAAVYLTAQEHESVHDDLERLKELRS, encoded by the coding sequence ATGGGTGAAAAGACCGTTCCGATCCTGCCGTGCCGCACCATCCAGCCTGTTCTCGACTTCTACGGCATCCTCGGGTTCGAGGTGACCTTCCAGCAGAGGAGCCCCAATCCGTACGCAGTCGTGGCACGCGGCGGCATCCATCTTCACTTCTTCGGGATGAAGGGGTATGAACCGGGCGCGTCCTACAGCACGTGCTACATCGAAACCGATGACGTCGATGGGCTGCACGAGGCCTTCCGGACCAGACTCAAGGCGGCGTACGGCAGAGTCCCGACCCGCGGGGTGCCGCGCATAGGGGCGCTGAAGGACACGTCACACGGTGTACGGCAGTTCCTTGTGACCGATCCGGGTGGCAACTGCCTACGGATCGGGCAGCAGACAAGCCAGGACCACCACCACCGGCCTGCGCCCAAGGAGACCTTTCTCCGAGCTCTGCATCACGCCGCCCTCCTCGCGGACTCGAGGGACGACCCGGCGGGCGCAGCGAAGGTCATTGACCGGGTGTTGCGCATCGAGGACGAGCGACCCACGTCCGTGCAGTTGCTTCGCCTTCTGGTGCTGCGTGCGGATGTCGCTGGGCGCCTCGGTGACGAGGAGACCGCGGCGTCCGCGCATGCCAAGGCTGCCGCTGTTTACCTGACCGCGCAGGAGCATGAGTCGGTGCATGACGACCTCGAGCGTCTCAAGGAGCTACGTAGCTAA